One genomic segment of Nitrospirota bacterium includes these proteins:
- the dcm gene encoding DNA (cytosine-5-)-methyltransferase — protein MFASDSSNNRECIVTRNRAAEFFAGIGLVRMSLERAGWQVNFANDIDPSKFSLYRANFGDHDFVLGDIRNIRAKMMPSIALATVSFPCIDLSLAGNRSGLNGQHSSAYWEFYRIIKEMGTRRPFAVMLENVLGLLSSNGGEDLRAILSSLGTLGYSYDIVVVNAAHFVPQSRPRLFVIGSLCPRPKRFSGLQSHTTRPRQILEFIGNHPALKWNHLILPPLPQRKHDLDDLMERFQSTSPIWWDKNRQARLFHQMSPLHKKLLSDLIGSKRTKFATVYKRVRPAGCRAEVRADGVAGCLRTPRGGSSKQFVIQAGYGTWRARNMTAREYARLQGVPDTFKIDVPYNDALFGFGDAVCVPAVEWVINYCVNPLLPSF, from the coding sequence ATGTTTGCGTCGGATTCGTCGAACAATCGAGAGTGTATCGTGACCAGGAATCGCGCGGCAGAGTTTTTTGCAGGGATCGGTCTCGTGAGGATGTCACTCGAACGTGCTGGGTGGCAAGTCAATTTTGCCAATGATATTGATCCGTCAAAATTTTCCCTATACCGAGCTAACTTTGGTGATCATGACTTTGTTTTAGGGGATATACGAAATATACGCGCCAAGATGATGCCGAGTATTGCCCTCGCCACAGTATCATTTCCGTGTATTGATCTCTCACTAGCAGGAAACAGAAGCGGCTTAAATGGCCAACATTCTTCCGCATATTGGGAGTTCTACCGGATCATTAAGGAGATGGGCACTCGGAGACCTTTTGCGGTTATGCTCGAAAATGTTCTTGGGCTTCTCTCATCCAACGGCGGAGAGGATCTTCGAGCAATCCTCAGTTCCCTAGGCACGCTAGGGTATTCTTATGACATTGTTGTGGTGAACGCAGCGCACTTCGTCCCCCAAAGTCGTCCCCGCCTATTTGTGATCGGGTCCCTATGCCCTCGGCCTAAGCGATTTTCGGGTCTTCAATCGCACACAACACGTCCTCGACAGATCCTTGAGTTTATAGGAAACCATCCAGCTCTCAAGTGGAACCATCTAATCTTACCTCCCTTGCCGCAAAGAAAACACGATCTTGATGATCTAATGGAACGATTTCAGAGCACATCACCTATCTGGTGGGATAAAAACCGGCAAGCTCGTCTGTTTCACCAAATGAGTCCCCTACATAAGAAACTATTAAGCGATCTTATTGGGTCAAAGCGAACGAAATTCGCGACGGTTTATAAACGAGTGCGGCCGGCAGGGTGCCGAGCCGAGGTAAGAGCTGACGGAGTGGCAGGGTGTCTAAGAACTCCTCGAGGGGGAAGCAGTAAACAGTTTGTGATACAAGCGGGTTATGGCACATGGAGAGCTCGAAACATGACTGCTCGAGAGTATGCTCGCCTCCAAGGCGTACCTGATACTTTCAAAATCGACGTCCCATACAACGATGCTCTCTTTGGCTTTGGAGATGCGGTGTGCGTTCCAGCGGTTGAGTGGGTAATTAACTACTGCGTAAATCCTCTTCTACCTTCCTTTTAA
- a CDS encoding DUF2188 domain-containing protein, which translates to MAKHNQHVVPHPDGWAVKPAGGDRASSVHDTQREAIERAREIAQNQGTELFIHDRGGQIRERDSHGKDPFPPRG; encoded by the coding sequence ATGGCGAAACACAATCAGCATGTGGTTCCCCATCCAGACGGGTGGGCAGTGAAGCCGGCTGGCGGTGACCGTGCATCTTCAGTCCATGACACCCAGCGGGAAGCAATTGAGCGTGCTCGTGAGATTGCCCAGAACCAGGGGACAGAGCTTTTCATTCATGACAGGGGTGGGCAAATCAGAGAAAGGGATTCCCACGGTAAGGACCCATTTCCTCCGCGGGGCTAG
- a CDS encoding site-specific integrase yields MTIIYDGGRVRRSTGTADRRLAQAILAKLQVQIIEGRFFETREEKQRTFGEMVQRYLQEVSVTKAPGSTLRDRQCADHLLPCFGDKLVYQVGSKLLGEYKVKRRADGAAPATINKELGMVRHLFNVAIREWEWCRENPMHRVSLEPVHNARDRWLTADEEGRLLSASPSWLQELITFALNTGMRRGEILGLKWQDVDLARGVLVVMKSKNKEHRTIPLNGRVFELLVEKQSRRVKSQDLVFTTSSDTMRDERNLTRGFYVALEKSGVENLTFHDLRHTFATRLVHAGVDLYKVQRLLGHKSPVMTQRYAHHSPESLRDGVAVLDRLTTERQSQFSHNRAPIERGLIVSSGKVGAGNGI; encoded by the coding sequence ATGACGATTATCTATGACGGTGGGCGCGTCAGACGCTCCACAGGGACGGCAGATCGACGGTTGGCGCAAGCCATCCTAGCGAAACTGCAAGTCCAGATTATCGAGGGGCGGTTCTTCGAGACCAGGGAAGAAAAGCAGCGGACCTTCGGCGAAATGGTTCAGCGGTATTTGCAGGAGGTCTCAGTGACAAAGGCGCCGGGAAGCACTCTCAGAGACCGGCAATGCGCCGATCACTTGCTGCCATGCTTCGGAGACAAACTGGTCTATCAGGTCGGTTCCAAACTGCTGGGTGAGTACAAGGTGAAACGACGGGCGGACGGTGCAGCACCGGCCACGATCAACAAAGAACTGGGGATGGTGCGCCATCTGTTCAATGTGGCCATTCGGGAATGGGAATGGTGCCGGGAAAATCCGATGCACCGAGTCTCCCTGGAGCCGGTCCATAATGCGCGCGATCGGTGGCTCACTGCCGACGAAGAGGGGCGCCTGCTCAGTGCCTCGCCCTCCTGGTTGCAGGAGCTGATCACCTTCGCGCTCAATACCGGGATGCGGCGGGGAGAAATCCTCGGGCTCAAATGGCAGGACGTGGATCTCGCTCGCGGGGTCCTCGTGGTCATGAAGAGCAAGAACAAGGAGCACCGGACCATTCCACTGAACGGGCGGGTCTTTGAATTGTTGGTGGAGAAACAGAGCCGAAGGGTCAAATCTCAGGACTTGGTATTCACGACCTCCAGCGACACGATGAGAGACGAGCGGAATCTGACGCGCGGCTTCTACGTGGCGTTAGAAAAGTCCGGGGTTGAGAATCTGACCTTTCATGACCTGCGGCACACCTTCGCAACTCGCCTGGTCCATGCCGGCGTGGATTTGTACAAAGTCCAGCGGCTCCTCGGCCATAAATCTCCGGTGATGACGCAACGCTACGCGCATCATTCGCCGGAGAGTTTGCGGGATGGAGTGGCGGTGTTGGACCGACTGACGACCGAGCGTCAGTCACAATTTAGTCACAATCGGGCACCGATCGAAAGGGGCCTGATTGTAAGTAGTGGAAAAGTTGGAGCGGGAAACGGGATTTGA
- a CDS encoding sel1 repeat family protein — protein sequence MRGVSMLLHNSFSSARLAGWLVVMLVMPACTHFNQGLTAYKHGDFQTALVEFRQAAEGGDAEAQHNLGLMYVQGQGTERNEKEARHWFQKSAEQGAAAAQYNLGLMCANGQGGPKDTTEAARWYRKAADQGDTKAQLNLGVLYDEGDGVPKNQEEAVRWYRKAADKGLAKAQFNLAVAYDKGEGVSQDDKEAVRWYKKAAEQGDPHAQYNLGLMYDEGEGVPQDDKEAVRWYRRAAEQGDPHAQHNLGLMYAKGEGVAQDNVSAYLWLTLARLGGYADPLGSQETFAKKLTAQQLADGQKLAKEWQVRFSPASLKH from the coding sequence ATGAGAGGTGTCTCGATGCTCTTGCACAACTCTTTTTCGTCCGCTCGGCTGGCGGGATGGCTCGTGGTGATGCTGGTTATGCCCGCCTGCACCCATTTCAACCAAGGGCTGACCGCCTACAAACATGGGGACTTTCAGACGGCTCTCGTGGAGTTTCGCCAGGCTGCCGAGGGAGGCGACGCAGAGGCCCAGCACAATCTGGGGCTCATGTACGTCCAGGGCCAAGGGACCGAACGGAACGAGAAGGAAGCGAGACATTGGTTTCAAAAATCGGCCGAGCAAGGGGCCGCTGCCGCTCAGTATAATCTCGGATTGATGTGCGCCAACGGACAAGGCGGCCCGAAAGATACAACCGAAGCGGCCCGCTGGTACCGTAAGGCAGCAGACCAAGGGGATACGAAAGCCCAGTTGAATCTCGGGGTTCTGTATGACGAAGGCGACGGGGTCCCCAAGAATCAGGAAGAGGCGGTCCGCTGGTACCGCAAAGCAGCGGACAAGGGACTCGCCAAGGCCCAATTCAACCTGGCCGTGGCTTACGACAAGGGCGAAGGCGTCTCTCAAGACGACAAGGAAGCGGTCCGCTGGTACAAGAAAGCCGCAGAACAGGGAGATCCCCATGCCCAGTACAACCTGGGCCTGATGTACGACGAGGGAGAAGGGGTGCCTCAGGACGACAAGGAGGCTGTGCGCTGGTACCGTAGGGCCGCGGAGCAAGGCGATCCCCATGCCCAGCACAACCTGGGCCTGATGTATGCCAAGGGCGAGGGGGTCGCGCAAGACAACGTGTCGGCTTACCTGTGGCTCACGCTGGCCCGACTCGGAGGATATGCAGATCCACTGGGGTCACAGGAGACGTTCGCCAAAAAGCTGACCGCTCAACAGCTGGCCGACGGCCAGAAGCTCGCCAAGGAATGGCAGGTTAGATTCTCGCCGGCTTCCTTGAAGCACTGA
- a CDS encoding twin-arginine translocation signal domain-containing protein — protein MFLSRRQFLKVSAGTVAAVAVADKALALTALQPVI, from the coding sequence ATGTTTTTATCACGCAGACAGTTCTTGAAGGTCTCGGCCGGGACGGTCGCGGCGGTGGCGGTGGCCGATAAGGCCCTCGCGCTGACGGCGCTCCAGCCGGTCATCGA
- a CDS encoding XRE family transcriptional regulator, whose protein sequence is MDLFEYVAKRLRELRASYGEAPGISQEVLAKEIKVTPNTISRWETGTYRPSLEDLNQLARFFGVSILEFFPPEQAVPDEGIAALLRTAKQLKPEDLDELRRYAEFRRARSLYPSGSRPQAGRKRTEVK, encoded by the coding sequence ATGGATTTATTCGAATACGTCGCCAAGCGGCTCCGAGAGCTTAGGGCGTCTTACGGGGAAGCACCCGGAATATCCCAGGAGGTTTTAGCCAAGGAAATAAAGGTAACACCAAACACGATCTCTCGGTGGGAAACAGGCACGTATCGTCCTTCGCTCGAAGACCTGAACCAACTAGCTCGATTTTTTGGTGTATCTATTTTAGAATTCTTTCCCCCCGAACAAGCGGTTCCTGACGAAGGTATTGCCGCATTGCTAAGAACAGCCAAGCAATTAAAACCTGAAGATCTTGATGAGCTCAGAAGATATGCCGAATTCCGTCGTGCTCGTAGTCTTTATCCGAGCGGATCGCGACCTCAAGCAGGACGCAAAAGGACAGAGGTGAAGTGA
- a CDS encoding very short patch repair endonuclease: MKSTKRKLPATKRDPAVISKIMSSVRSQGTEPEMRLRKAVRSLGRRLRYHPTNVPGRPDLTFSQEKVAVFVDGDFWHGHQWRLRGLPSLAHQFDQSRNRAYWIKKINRNIERDRKITRQLRRLGWHVIRLWESDIKAKPDQCLRRIRRTIESVS; the protein is encoded by the coding sequence ATGAAGAGCACAAAGCGGAAGTTACCAGCAACGAAGCGAGATCCTGCTGTTATATCCAAGATAATGTCCTCAGTGCGCTCTCAAGGAACTGAGCCAGAGATGCGGCTGCGCAAGGCCGTACGGTCCCTAGGGAGGCGTCTTCGCTATCATCCTACAAATGTTCCTGGTCGCCCAGATTTAACTTTTTCCCAAGAAAAGGTCGCGGTCTTCGTGGATGGAGATTTTTGGCACGGCCATCAATGGCGACTTAGGGGGCTACCATCACTCGCTCACCAGTTCGACCAATCGAGAAATCGCGCCTATTGGATTAAAAAGATCAATCGAAACATTGAGCGTGATCGGAAGATAACGCGTCAACTCCGTCGTCTCGGCTGGCATGTAATACGTTTGTGGGAAAGTGACATCAAAGCGAAGCCCGATCAATGTTTGCGTCGGATTCGTCGAACAATCGAGAGTGTATCGTGA
- a CDS encoding ThiF family adenylyltransferase, with amino-acid sequence MSRVKLRITGRQYATIKRHLFPGDGCEAVAVGLCGRHNGSDEHILTLRTVVPISHADCERDPCHVKWPTGQLLPLLEEAAKRNMAIVKIHSHPTGTNQFSSTDDKSDDAIFSSVYAWTDTDDPHVSLVMVPNGDLWGRVILESGAFAPLSSVAVAGDDLLFWYPGAPAHKVPEFARRHAQLFGAGTTTRLRNLTIGIVGCSGTGSIVVELLARLGVGRLILVDPDRVEEKNLNRIINATKEDAFLGRFKVEVAARVIAQMGLGTEVQLIRDNLITPDSVKALAASDVVFGCMDGAEGRYVLNRLATFYLIPYFDVGIRLDADGEGGIAQVCGTVHALQPDGSSLLSRGVYTMDRVEAEGVMRTNRALYEKQVRQGYLRGVDEERPAVVSVNMQLASMAVNEFLARLHPYRYDKNSGFAVVRSSLIQGHTYCEPEGTPCQVLSRHVGRGDVTPLLDMPELSV; translated from the coding sequence ATGAGCCGTGTAAAGCTCAGAATCACGGGTCGTCAATATGCGACGATCAAACGCCACCTATTTCCCGGCGACGGCTGTGAAGCCGTCGCCGTTGGGTTGTGCGGCCGACACAACGGCTCCGACGAACATATTCTTACCCTCCGCACCGTAGTACCTATTTCTCATGCAGACTGTGAGAGAGACCCATGCCATGTGAAATGGCCAACGGGCCAATTACTGCCGCTGCTCGAAGAAGCAGCAAAACGAAACATGGCGATCGTGAAGATACACTCGCACCCAACCGGCACCAACCAATTTTCTTCGACGGACGATAAATCCGACGATGCTATTTTTTCATCCGTTTATGCGTGGACTGACACTGACGACCCACATGTAAGTCTGGTAATGGTCCCCAACGGTGACCTTTGGGGCCGCGTAATCCTTGAATCTGGAGCCTTCGCTCCACTATCCAGCGTTGCAGTTGCTGGTGATGACCTACTCTTCTGGTATCCAGGTGCCCCCGCCCATAAGGTACCGGAATTTGCTCGTCGGCATGCTCAGCTGTTTGGAGCGGGAACAACGACTAGACTGAGGAATCTCACCATTGGGATAGTGGGATGTTCGGGGACGGGAAGTATAGTTGTCGAACTTTTGGCCCGACTTGGAGTTGGAAGGCTAATACTTGTTGATCCCGATCGCGTAGAGGAGAAGAATCTAAACCGGATTATAAATGCCACCAAAGAAGACGCCTTTCTTGGCCGCTTCAAAGTTGAGGTCGCGGCAAGAGTTATTGCTCAAATGGGACTTGGGACCGAAGTTCAGCTGATTCGAGATAACTTAATTACACCAGATAGTGTGAAAGCTCTGGCAGCCAGCGACGTTGTGTTTGGGTGTATGGATGGAGCAGAGGGGCGTTATGTCTTGAATCGTCTGGCGACGTTCTATCTCATTCCATATTTCGATGTTGGTATTCGTCTAGATGCAGACGGTGAGGGAGGAATAGCCCAGGTGTGTGGTACGGTTCATGCGCTTCAACCAGACGGGTCAAGCCTTCTGAGCCGAGGTGTATACACAATGGATCGGGTGGAAGCGGAAGGTGTCATGCGAACGAATCGCGCATTGTATGAAAAGCAAGTACGGCAAGGCTATCTTAGGGGCGTTGATGAGGAACGGCCGGCGGTGGTTAGCGTTAACATGCAGTTGGCAAGCATGGCTGTGAACGAATTTTTGGCTAGGTTGCATCCATACCGATACGATAAGAACAGTGGGTTTGCGGTCGTACGCTCGAGCTTGATCCAGGGACACACTTATTGCGAGCCTGAGGGTACTCCCTGCCAAGTGCTCTCGCGACACGTAGGAAGAGGTGATGTTACACCGTTGCTAGATATGCCTGAGCTAAGCGTTTAG
- a CDS encoding ImmA/IrrE family metallo-endopeptidase, with product MSRSAYYEQMKSLAREVRKHHGLTTPRVSKSDIRTIYRGYGIRIDLWPYSLKNLRGAYFNDDLGPTVMIARDLPLDPYIFTMAHELKHHLADSGKTIPSYCDPSNESDPVEIGAEVFAAELIFPENDFEAWLLEAHVAKSNCTPDILIKMKRETRTTLSYTGLGKRAERLGYAQAGSLSGVRWKKLEEQIYGEPEYKRIQRYRQACLKSRS from the coding sequence GTGAGCAGGTCTGCCTATTATGAACAGATGAAATCGCTTGCCCGCGAAGTCCGAAAACATCACGGCTTGACGACGCCTCGTGTTAGCAAGTCCGATATACGGACAATTTATCGAGGGTATGGTATTCGAATCGACCTATGGCCGTACAGCCTGAAGAACCTGCGAGGAGCGTACTTTAACGATGATCTAGGACCCACCGTGATGATTGCCCGAGATCTGCCCCTTGATCCCTACATTTTCACAATGGCGCACGAGTTAAAACATCACTTGGCAGATTCAGGTAAAACCATCCCATCGTACTGTGATCCCTCAAATGAAAGTGATCCAGTTGAAATTGGAGCTGAGGTTTTTGCGGCCGAACTAATATTCCCGGAAAACGACTTCGAAGCCTGGCTACTGGAAGCCCATGTTGCCAAGAGTAACTGCACACCAGATATCTTGATCAAAATGAAACGCGAAACAAGAACAACGCTTAGCTACACAGGCCTTGGCAAAAGAGCTGAACGCCTCGGATATGCTCAGGCAGGGTCTCTCTCTGGAGTACGTTGGAAGAAATTGGAAGAACAGATCTACGGTGAACCAGAATACAAGAGAATCCAACGCTATCGACAAGCTTGTCTCAAGAGCCGTTCTTAG
- a CDS encoding DUF3488 domain-containing protein translates to MADVGRADRARGPDPAGAALGRSPIGSRKGAGEPRRNGLRGAMKPDQALRLSSAILAASGFTALALTGELPIALLVAGAAALLASLTPIAPWKDPEGSASAGALLRLSRPTWNALLLTAFAGFLADWLWISMDLLPAGIHFLVLLMISKLLTLQERKDFLHLYAISLLELLSAAALTTELWYAAVFVVFLLATIWTLLLYHLRNEAEELASAPSASGTPVDPVHRPGPLTSRFFWTTNRIAIGAFCLTLAIFFLTPRIGAGFFNKHRGEQIRTTGFSEQVDLGAMGAIKLDQTVVMRVEFPERSEPLSAAERIYFRGAAFDVYNGRSWSKRSASRRLVWRTADGLFKVAPDQTPHEGQTGLRQDILIEALDTTTLFAASFVSSVKSSFDLLRADEMDALSLPYTPMTRFQYSAWSFPDHVQDEERIARNASYPQEIADQYLQMPELSPRVSTLARQVTAQARTPYDRIVAIEGHLRSAYQYSLDVGPTVPVHPVEEFLFARKTGYCEHYATAMVMMLRTLGIPARLVTGFLPGEWNGFGRYYTIRQRDAHAWVEVYFPRSGWVTFDPTPSVPAAASNQLWAGAGRVIDSIRLKWDRFIIQYSLRDQIKVAQGIREQSEKVRGQALGLVATVHRWTANLQDWIRQLALSPENLLTAVWGGGLLLLLLITTWVWRQHRRNSRPSEFPTVRQATVVRLYGRMLQLLAARGIVKAPGTTAVEFAGMVIRDWSDAGLYVAPLTELYCRVRFGQAPLSPQELQQAEALLNGLRNAAQQGNS, encoded by the coding sequence ATGGCTGACGTTGGGCGAGCGGACCGGGCAAGGGGACCTGACCCTGCTGGTGCTGCCCTGGGACGATCCCCGATTGGCTCGCGTAAAGGGGCAGGTGAACCGCGTCGTAACGGTCTCCGAGGCGCTATGAAACCGGACCAAGCCTTGCGACTGAGTTCCGCCATCCTTGCCGCCTCCGGTTTCACCGCGCTGGCCTTGACCGGCGAACTCCCTATCGCCCTACTGGTGGCCGGCGCCGCAGCCCTCCTCGCCAGCCTGACGCCCATCGCTCCGTGGAAGGACCCCGAGGGGTCGGCCTCGGCCGGGGCCCTGCTCCGACTATCACGTCCAACCTGGAACGCTCTGTTGCTCACGGCCTTCGCCGGGTTTCTGGCGGACTGGCTGTGGATCTCCATGGACTTGCTGCCGGCCGGGATTCACTTCCTGGTCCTCCTGATGATCAGCAAGCTCTTGACGCTGCAGGAACGGAAAGACTTCCTCCATCTCTATGCGATCAGCCTGCTCGAGCTACTCTCGGCCGCCGCGCTCACGACGGAACTCTGGTATGCAGCCGTCTTTGTGGTCTTTCTCCTAGCCACCATCTGGACCCTGCTCTTATACCACCTGCGTAACGAAGCCGAGGAGCTGGCCTCCGCGCCGTCGGCGTCAGGAACGCCGGTCGACCCGGTCCATAGACCCGGGCCGCTCACCAGCCGTTTCTTCTGGACCACCAACCGGATTGCCATCGGCGCGTTCTGCCTCACACTGGCGATTTTTTTCCTGACCCCGCGTATCGGGGCCGGTTTTTTTAACAAGCATCGGGGAGAACAAATCCGGACCACCGGTTTTTCCGAACAGGTGGACCTAGGCGCGATGGGCGCGATCAAGCTGGACCAGACCGTCGTCATGCGGGTGGAGTTCCCCGAACGGTCGGAACCGCTCTCGGCGGCCGAGCGGATCTATTTCCGCGGCGCCGCCTTCGACGTCTACAATGGGCGCTCCTGGTCCAAACGCTCGGCCTCTCGACGCTTGGTCTGGCGCACCGCGGACGGCCTGTTCAAGGTTGCCCCCGACCAGACTCCTCATGAGGGGCAGACCGGCCTTAGGCAGGACATTCTCATTGAAGCCTTGGACACGACGACATTGTTCGCGGCCTCGTTCGTCTCGTCCGTGAAGAGTTCCTTCGATCTCCTCCGGGCCGACGAGATGGACGCCCTGTCCCTGCCCTATACGCCGATGACCCGGTTCCAGTACAGCGCCTGGTCGTTCCCCGACCACGTACAGGACGAGGAGCGAATCGCCCGGAACGCCTCGTATCCGCAAGAGATCGCCGACCAGTACCTCCAGATGCCCGAGCTGAGCCCCAGGGTCAGCACATTGGCCCGACAGGTCACCGCACAGGCACGCACGCCCTATGACCGGATCGTCGCGATCGAAGGGCACCTGCGCAGCGCCTACCAATACAGCCTGGACGTCGGCCCAACGGTGCCCGTGCATCCCGTTGAGGAGTTTCTCTTTGCCCGCAAGACCGGCTACTGCGAACACTATGCCACGGCCATGGTGATGATGCTGCGCACGCTGGGCATTCCCGCGCGCCTGGTCACCGGATTCCTGCCCGGCGAGTGGAACGGGTTCGGACGCTACTACACGATCCGCCAGCGCGACGCCCACGCGTGGGTGGAGGTCTATTTCCCCCGCTCCGGCTGGGTAACCTTCGACCCCACCCCCAGCGTGCCTGCCGCCGCCTCGAACCAACTGTGGGCGGGAGCGGGCCGGGTCATCGACTCCATCCGGCTAAAGTGGGACCGGTTCATCATCCAGTACAGCCTCCGCGACCAGATCAAGGTGGCGCAAGGCATCCGGGAACAGAGCGAGAAGGTGCGGGGCCAGGCTCTGGGCCTCGTCGCGACCGTTCACCGATGGACTGCGAATCTGCAGGACTGGATCAGGCAACTCGCGCTCTCGCCGGAGAACCTGTTGACGGCCGTTTGGGGAGGCGGCCTGCTGCTCCTCCTGCTCATCACCACATGGGTCTGGAGACAACACCGACGCAACAGCCGCCCTTCCGAGTTTCCCACCGTTCGGCAAGCCACAGTGGTCCGCCTCTACGGCCGGATGTTGCAGCTGTTGGCGGCGCGCGGGATCGTCAAGGCACCGGGCACGACGGCGGTCGAATTCGCCGGCATGGTCATCAGGGACTGGTCGGATGCCGGCCTGTATGTCGCGCCGCTGACCGAGCTCTACTGTCGAGTTCGGTTCGGGCAGGCCCCCCTCTCGCCGCAGGAGTTGCAGCAGGCGGAAGCCCTGTTGAACGGGTTACGCAACGCCGCGCAACAGGGAAACTCATGA
- a CDS encoding DNA-binding protein: MTPSPHKKTFFAPPRTNSGGVGVKGQSGEALAAPRTEREGPGGREPGRRGPLLFSLVPQPLGLQLQRRRTRGRIVGGSGGMAKTSPPFCQRETVLMLLTIKDLSKQLQVTPSTLYAWVAQRKIPFVKLHRLIRFRSEDIEQWLGSLNKPLPPFGQMQFEKKDLADIDVLIARAKRQVYTGPGETRPISGSIGKEVRDGAV; the protein is encoded by the coding sequence ATGACACCCTCCCCTCACAAAAAAACATTTTTCGCCCCACCCCGCACAAACTCAGGGGGTGTGGGCGTGAAGGGTCAATCGGGCGAGGCTCTCGCAGCGCCCAGGACTGAACGGGAGGGGCCTGGAGGGAGGGAACCGGGAAGGCGTGGGCCGCTGCTCTTCAGCCTCGTCCCGCAACCGCTGGGACTTCAGCTCCAACGCCGGCGGACACGCGGGCGCATTGTAGGGGGGAGCGGGGGGATGGCGAAGACTTCCCCCCCGTTTTGTCAGAGGGAAACGGTTCTCATGCTTCTGACAATTAAGGACCTTTCAAAGCAGTTGCAGGTGACTCCGTCAACGCTTTACGCCTGGGTGGCACAGAGGAAAATCCCCTTCGTCAAGTTGCACAGGCTGATTCGATTTCGGAGCGAGGACATCGAGCAGTGGCTTGGGTCGCTGAACAAACCTCTGCCTCCATTTGGACAGATGCAGTTTGAGAAAAAAGACCTTGCGGACATCGACGTTCTCATTGCGAGGGCGAAGCGCCAAGTCTATACTGGTCCTGGGGAAACCAGGCCGATATCAGGCTCCATCGGAAAGGAGGTCCGAGATGGGGCTGTATAG
- a CDS encoding DNA repair protein RadC, producing MSKPVSVSQSLPVATPYRVPKYRISLVREPGYSAPSRVLSDSRSAATALRPLFDGLDREQFAVCCLDAKHAIIGVNIVSTGSLTITVVHPREAFKAAILMNACAFICVHNHPSGDPTPSPEDRVLTKRFRDAGELLGITLLDHLILGEEQVYSFADQGWPV from the coding sequence ATGTCTAAGCCGGTGTCGGTGAGCCAATCGTTACCTGTTGCCACGCCCTACCGTGTGCCCAAGTACCGGATCAGCCTAGTCCGTGAACCAGGCTATTCCGCCCCCTCCCGTGTGCTCTCCGACTCCCGCAGTGCCGCCACCGCTCTGCGCCCCTTGTTCGACGGCTTGGACCGGGAACAATTCGCCGTCTGTTGCCTGGATGCCAAGCACGCCATTATCGGCGTCAACATCGTCTCCACCGGCTCGCTCACCATCACCGTGGTTCACCCTCGTGAAGCTTTCAAAGCGGCCATTTTGATGAACGCCTGTGCTTTCATCTGCGTTCACAACCACCCCTCCGGCGATCCCACCCCGAGCCCCGAGGATCGTGTCCTGACCAAACGCTTCCGGGATGCCGGTGAGCTGCTCGGGATCACGCTCTTGGACCATCTGATCCTCGGCGAGGAGCAGGTCTACAGCTTCGCCGATCAAGGCTGGCCGGTGTAA
- a CDS encoding DUF2523 domain-containing protein, whose protein sequence is MGLGLHGAADARDRRGVSRGLSHHLCREVTPMDAAAGILNLIYCWLQDFFFSLQDLYLWAWDSLLSVADSTIAGLGSAGLTVPVIPDQYAWVLGATGMSQALAIIAGAMVTRFTLQTIPFVRWGS, encoded by the coding sequence ATGGGCCTGGGCCTTCACGGCGCTGCGGACGCTCGTGATCGCCGTGGCGTCTCTCGCGGCCTATCGCATCATCTTTGTCGGGAGGTAACACCGATGGACGCAGCGGCAGGCATTCTCAATCTCATCTATTGCTGGCTCCAGGATTTCTTCTTCTCGCTCCAGGACCTGTACCTCTGGGCCTGGGATTCGTTGCTCAGTGTCGCCGATAGCACGATCGCGGGCTTGGGGAGCGCCGGCCTCACGGTGCCGGTGATCCCGGACCAATATGCCTGGGTCCTGGGGGCCACGGGCATGTCGCAGGCCCTGGCCATCATCGCCGGAGCGATGGTGACGCGGTTCACCCTTCAAACCATTCCGTTTGTGAGGTGGGGATCATGA